One Halolamina litorea genomic window carries:
- a CDS encoding DUF92 domain-containing protein, producing the protein MNRTLKRDGGFALVSLLALAAPLFGAATALPFLAIAGVAAFLIDEGPVFELFARPRDWQAGRLYGLAAFALSAAVLSFLSMPPVTATYTMPLPSFAASVVTVGVGTLGATFAREYVDEPFLILSAFAVVGFFAALLAQLTVVALGATPLSIVAVAPVSLPTLTFHAALAALVGALTRSLLAADDRAAVAFAVGATMLVVGALSEPVHVLDVGLALGVALLLGGITYATGTASVEGMLSGVLLCLVTIVLGGPGWFALLLTFFGVGTLSTKFRYEHKADRGVAEENEGARGLGNVLGNAGVALLAVVGFAAAGDLPIGGTLFAVAFAGSLATAMGDTLSSEIGGLFDTPRLVTSGKRVPPGTDGAVTWQGELAGLVGAAAVGGLATLLLDVGQDPLLVVGIVAGGGFVGMTADSALGATVEGDVVENETVNLLATLTGALAAVVLFVLVA; encoded by the coding sequence GTGAACCGGACGCTCAAGCGCGACGGCGGGTTCGCGCTGGTTTCCCTGCTCGCGCTCGCCGCGCCGTTGTTCGGGGCGGCAACGGCGCTGCCGTTCCTCGCCATCGCCGGCGTCGCGGCGTTCCTCATCGACGAGGGGCCCGTCTTCGAACTGTTCGCCCGGCCGCGTGACTGGCAGGCCGGGCGGCTCTACGGCCTCGCGGCGTTCGCGCTGTCGGCGGCCGTGCTCTCCTTTCTCTCGATGCCGCCGGTCACGGCGACCTACACCATGCCGCTGCCGTCGTTCGCCGCCAGCGTCGTCACCGTCGGCGTCGGCACGCTCGGGGCTACCTTCGCCCGCGAGTACGTCGACGAGCCGTTCCTGATCCTCTCGGCGTTCGCCGTGGTGGGGTTCTTCGCGGCGCTGCTGGCACAGCTGACGGTCGTCGCACTCGGGGCGACGCCGCTCTCCATCGTCGCCGTCGCGCCCGTCAGCCTGCCGACGCTGACGTTCCACGCCGCGCTGGCGGCGCTCGTCGGCGCGCTCACCCGATCGCTGCTCGCCGCCGACGACCGCGCCGCGGTGGCGTTCGCCGTCGGGGCGACGATGCTCGTCGTCGGCGCGCTCTCGGAGCCGGTCCACGTCCTCGACGTGGGCCTCGCACTCGGCGTCGCGCTCCTGCTCGGCGGGATCACCTACGCCACCGGCACCGCCTCGGTGGAGGGGATGCTTTCGGGCGTGTTGCTCTGTCTGGTCACCATCGTCCTCGGCGGGCCGGGCTGGTTCGCGCTCCTGCTCACCTTCTTCGGCGTCGGCACGCTCTCGACGAAGTTCCGCTACGAGCACAAAGCCGACCGCGGCGTCGCCGAGGAGAACGAGGGCGCCCGGGGGCTCGGCAACGTCCTCGGTAACGCCGGCGTGGCGCTGTTGGCCGTCGTCGGCTTCGCGGCCGCGGGCGACCTCCCGATCGGCGGAACGCTGTTCGCGGTCGCGTTCGCCGGGTCGCTGGCGACGGCGATGGGCGACACGCTGTCGAGCGAGATCGGTGGGCTGTTCGACACCCCGCGGCTGGTCACCTCCGGCAAGCGCGTCCCGCCCGGCACCGACGGCGCCGTGACGTGGCAGGGCGAACTCGCCGGCCTCGTCGGCGCCGCGGCCGTCGGTGGGCTGGCGACGCTGCTGCTCGACGTGGGCCAGGACCCGCTGCTCGTCGTCGGCATCGTCGCCGGCGGCGGGTTCGTCGGTATGACCGCCGACAGCGCGCTCGGCGCCACCGTCGAGGGCGACGTGGTCGAAAACGAGACCGTGAACCTCCTCGCGACGCTGACGGGCGCGCTCGCAGCCGTCGTCCTGTTCGTGCTGGTCGCGTGA
- the dnaG gene encoding DNA primase DnaG has translation MQDTAKYLIHAKLSADGVIERSDVVGAVFGQTEGLLGDEMDLRDLQDASKVGRIDVSVETEGGQSFGDVTIASSLDKVETAILAASLETISRVGPCQARIEVTDIEDVRAAKRRIVVQRAKELLADSFEESVLTSDELHEEVRESVRVGRMDDYEGYPAGPNVADGDAIVVVEGRADVSRLLDFGVKNAVAVEGTNVPEEVAVLTRERTTTAFLDGDRGGELILRELGQVGDVDFVAFAPEGKSVEELPRGELLAALREKTPYEVYVEARDAADPESAREVATGGTSETARTDGSAPAIGETPPPIRDGRIESPESPSTTDGPGSDAGDEDSADGDGASASLTDDVAESEADVADAEDAEEPAPTLGDHVREVVGSHSDTVRLLDAELETAAEAPAGHAYDTVDGSDGGYAVVLDGTLDQRTLDAAAERGFEHAVARETGEFVKQPALPHVRPVDGFLP, from the coding sequence ATGCAAGACACAGCCAAATACCTCATCCACGCCAAACTCTCCGCCGACGGCGTCATCGAACGCAGCGACGTGGTCGGCGCGGTGTTCGGCCAGACCGAGGGCCTACTCGGCGACGAGATGGACCTCCGTGACCTGCAGGACGCCTCGAAGGTCGGGCGCATCGACGTGAGCGTCGAGACCGAAGGGGGGCAGTCCTTCGGCGACGTGACCATCGCGTCCTCGCTCGACAAGGTCGAGACGGCCATCCTCGCGGCGTCGCTGGAGACCATCTCCCGCGTCGGCCCCTGTCAGGCCCGCATCGAAGTGACCGACATCGAGGACGTCCGGGCGGCCAAGCGCCGCATCGTCGTCCAGCGCGCGAAGGAACTGCTCGCCGACTCCTTCGAGGAGTCCGTCCTCACCAGCGACGAACTCCACGAGGAAGTCCGCGAATCGGTTCGGGTCGGCCGGATGGACGACTACGAGGGCTACCCCGCCGGCCCGAACGTCGCGGACGGCGACGCCATCGTCGTCGTCGAAGGACGGGCCGACGTGTCCCGCCTGCTCGACTTCGGCGTCAAGAACGCCGTCGCCGTCGAGGGGACCAACGTCCCCGAGGAGGTCGCGGTACTGACCCGCGAGCGTACGACCACGGCGTTCCTCGACGGCGACCGCGGCGGTGAACTGATCCTCCGCGAACTCGGGCAGGTCGGCGACGTGGACTTCGTCGCCTTCGCCCCCGAGGGGAAGTCCGTCGAGGAACTCCCCCGCGGGGAACTGCTCGCGGCGCTCCGGGAGAAGACGCCCTACGAAGTGTACGTCGAGGCCCGCGACGCCGCCGACCCCGAGTCGGCCCGGGAAGTCGCCACCGGCGGGACGAGCGAGACCGCCCGCACCGACGGGTCGGCACCGGCCATCGGCGAGACTCCACCGCCGATCCGTGACGGCCGGATCGAGAGCCCCGAATCGCCCTCGACCACCGACGGACCCGGTAGCGACGCAGGCGACGAGGACTCCGCTGACGGCGACGGCGCGTCGGCGTCGCTGACCGACGACGTCGCCGAAAGCGAGGCGGACGTAGCGGACGCTGAGGACGCCGAAGAGCCGGCGCCGACGCTCGGGGACCACGTCCGTGAAGTCGTCGGGAGCCACAGCGACACCGTCCGACTGCTCGATGCCGAGTTGGAGACGGCCGCCGAGGCGCCCGCCGGCCACGCCTACGACACCGTCGACGGGAGCGACGGCGGCTACGCGGTCGTCCTCGACGGGACACTCGACCAGCGCACGTTGGACGCCGCGGCCGAACGCGGCTTCGAACACGCTGTCGCCCGCGAGACAGGCGAGTTCGTCAAGCAGCCGGCACTGCCCCACGTCCGACCGGTCGACGGCTTCCTCCCCTGA
- a CDS encoding GNAT family N-acetyltransferase has product MIRDARPGDRPAVRRLQARLPEPAPDLLDPVAGGSLLVSTADGAIVGYLIWFPGSPVYAAEMVVHPDYRREGRARALFHEMFDRQPAGTEIELRVEADNEAAQDLYREFGFERVAVEPDAYDAGVGYRMRAVVGGN; this is encoded by the coding sequence GTGATCCGCGACGCCCGCCCGGGGGACCGACCCGCGGTTCGGCGCCTCCAGGCCCGACTCCCGGAACCGGCACCCGACCTCCTCGACCCCGTCGCCGGTGGGAGCCTGCTCGTCTCCACGGCCGACGGCGCCATCGTGGGCTACCTCATCTGGTTCCCCGGATCACCGGTGTACGCCGCGGAGATGGTGGTCCACCCCGACTACCGTCGGGAAGGGCGCGCCCGTGCGCTGTTTCACGAGATGTTCGACCGCCAGCCAGCCGGTACCGAGATCGAACTCCGGGTCGAAGCCGACAACGAGGCTGCACAGGACCTCTACCGTGAGTTCGGCTTCGAGCGTGTCGCCGTCGAACCCGACGCCTACGACGCCGGCGTCGGCTACCGGATGCGTGCGGTGGTCGGCGGCAACTGA
- the uppS gene encoding polyprenyl diphosphate synthase, producing the protein MKQWVRSQLTRAYERLLRREGEGGPSHVAIIQDGNRRYARERGDDATDGYDAGARTTEQVLEWCQDIGVKELTLYAFSTENFKRPPEQREKLYDLLEDKLRGIADNERIHENGVAIRAIGETDRLPERVREAIDYAEGRTADYDSFRLNVALAYGGRNELLRAARDVLDDVAAGDLDPAGIDTDLVDERLYGREVRDVDLIIRTGGDERTSNFLPWHANGNEAAAYFCAPYWPEFSKIDFLRGIRTYQSRERSWQRTRSDRAAAIVRAVAETELAEARTVAGRLREKLPGAAPELDAELDARGTESAD; encoded by the coding sequence ATGAAGCAGTGGGTCCGCAGCCAGCTTACCCGGGCCTATGAGCGCCTCCTCCGCCGCGAGGGCGAGGGGGGGCCCTCACACGTCGCCATCATTCAGGACGGGAACCGCCGCTACGCCCGCGAGCGCGGCGATGACGCCACCGACGGCTACGACGCCGGCGCCCGAACCACCGAGCAGGTGCTGGAGTGGTGTCAGGACATCGGAGTGAAGGAGCTCACCCTCTACGCGTTCTCGACGGAGAACTTCAAGCGCCCGCCCGAGCAGCGCGAGAAGCTCTACGACCTGTTGGAGGACAAACTCCGCGGTATCGCCGACAACGAACGCATCCACGAGAACGGGGTCGCCATCCGCGCGATCGGCGAGACCGACCGGCTCCCCGAGCGCGTCCGCGAGGCCATCGACTACGCCGAGGGCCGAACCGCCGACTACGACTCGTTCCGGCTCAACGTCGCGCTGGCCTACGGCGGCCGGAACGAACTGCTCCGGGCCGCACGCGACGTGCTCGACGACGTGGCTGCCGGCGACCTCGATCCGGCGGGGATCGACACCGACCTCGTCGACGAACGCCTCTACGGCCGGGAAGTCAGGGACGTGGACCTCATCATCCGCACCGGTGGCGACGAGCGCACCTCGAACTTCCTCCCGTGGCACGCCAACGGCAACGAGGCCGCGGCGTACTTCTGTGCGCCCTACTGGCCGGAGTTCTCGAAGATCGACTTCCTGCGGGGGATTCGCACCTACCAGTCACGCGAGCGCTCCTGGCAGCGCACCCGGAGCGACCGCGCGGCCGCCATCGTGCGCGCCGTCGCCGAGACCGAACTCGCCGAGGCCAGAACCGTCGCCGGCCGGCTCCGGGAGAAACTGCCCGGGGCGGCCCCGGAACTGGACGCTGAACTGGACGCCCGGGGAACCGAGTCGGCCGACTGA
- a CDS encoding undecaprenyl diphosphate synthase family protein, with the protein MGAYDAYLALRHRLADADGPDHVALVLTERDLLEQGAYETLERTLGWAFDYGADRVTVSVSVLDEAVVPTLIRELRAIDAPREIAVRGPDDAERADAPIRINVGLGGRGEFARAVREMAEDVAAGDLDPEDVDEDTVTDHLVFPEEPDLLIKTGAERLSDFLIWQSTYSELYFTDVNWRDFRKRDYLRAVREFEDRQRRFGE; encoded by the coding sequence GTGGGAGCGTACGACGCCTATCTCGCCCTCCGCCACCGCCTCGCCGACGCCGACGGCCCCGACCACGTCGCGCTGGTGCTGACCGAGCGCGACCTGCTCGAACAGGGTGCCTACGAGACCCTCGAGCGAACGCTCGGCTGGGCGTTCGACTACGGCGCCGACCGCGTCACCGTCTCGGTGTCGGTGCTCGACGAGGCGGTCGTCCCGACGCTGATCCGCGAACTCAGAGCCATCGACGCCCCCCGGGAGATCGCGGTCCGCGGCCCCGACGACGCCGAGCGCGCCGACGCCCCCATCCGGATCAACGTCGGCCTCGGCGGTCGCGGGGAGTTCGCCCGCGCGGTCCGAGAGATGGCCGAGGACGTGGCCGCCGGCGACCTCGACCCCGAGGACGTGGACGAGGATACCGTCACCGACCACCTCGTCTTCCCGGAGGAGCCAGACCTGCTCATCAAGACCGGGGCCGAACGGCTCTCGGATTTCCTCATCTGGCAGTCGACCTACTCGGAGCTCTACTTCACCGACGTGAACTGGCGTGACTTCCGCAAGCGCGACTACCTGCGGGCGGTCCGGGAGTTCGAGGACCGGCAGCGACGGTTCGGGGAGTGA
- a CDS encoding ornithine cyclodeaminase family protein — translation MTETLFLRSDELDGLADPAEYVDAVREGYRQRGEGAAAEPRTKLGNADPPGMLTTYAAVLPDTGAMGGYMYSAGFGERDAWFSTPLFDAESGEPLAVLDGASMNPFKTGAAGAVGVDALAREDATSVAVIGSGAQARGQLRCTAEVRDLETVWVYSPTKESREAFAGEMNERLDAAVAAVASSAAAVEGADVVITATTAPEPVFDGDDLEPGAHVTAMGQYDAEKHELDARTIERAKYVPDLRARATTDAGSFINALNEGVVDEDHVHAELGEVVAGEAEGRTDDEEITVFDSGGTGIETVAGAYLLYEKAVEADLGETVDFSPASQALTGE, via the coding sequence ATGACCGAGACGCTGTTCCTGCGCAGCGACGAACTCGACGGCCTCGCCGACCCCGCCGAGTACGTCGACGCCGTCCGCGAGGGCTATCGACAGCGCGGCGAGGGCGCCGCCGCCGAACCGCGAACCAAACTCGGCAACGCCGACCCGCCGGGGATGCTCACGACCTACGCCGCGGTCCTGCCCGACACGGGCGCGATGGGCGGCTACATGTACAGCGCCGGCTTCGGCGAGCGCGACGCGTGGTTCTCCACGCCGCTGTTCGACGCCGAGTCCGGCGAGCCGCTGGCGGTCCTCGACGGCGCGTCGATGAACCCCTTCAAGACCGGCGCCGCCGGCGCCGTCGGTGTCGACGCGCTGGCCCGCGAGGACGCCACGAGCGTCGCCGTCATCGGCTCGGGGGCGCAGGCCCGGGGCCAACTCCGCTGTACCGCGGAAGTCCGGGACCTCGAAACGGTCTGGGTCTACTCCCCGACCAAGGAGTCCCGCGAGGCGTTCGCCGGCGAGATGAACGAGCGCCTCGACGCCGCCGTCGCCGCCGTCGCCTCCTCGGCCGCGGCGGTCGAGGGTGCGGACGTGGTCATCACCGCCACGACCGCCCCGGAACCGGTGTTCGACGGCGACGACCTCGAACCGGGTGCTCACGTCACCGCGATGGGACAGTACGACGCCGAGAAACACGAACTCGACGCGAGAACGATCGAGCGCGCGAAGTACGTCCCGGACCTCCGGGCCCGCGCGACCACGGATGCTGGCTCGTTCATCAACGCCCTCAACGAGGGCGTCGTCGACGAGGACCACGTCCACGCGGAACTGGGCGAGGTCGTCGCCGGCGAGGCCGAGGGCCGGACCGACGACGAGGAGATCACGGTGTTCGACTCCGGCGGCACCGGGATCGAGACGGTCGCCGGCGCGTACCTGCTCTACGAGAAAGCGGTGGAGGCAGACCTCGGCGAGACGGTCGACTTCTCGCCGGCGAGTCAGGCGCTCACCGGGGAGTAG